TAAGTCAGGCGGGTTTCGCGAAAATTGTGCCAGACTTTGCGACCGCTTTCTCTATCAAGCTGGTTCACCCATGATGCTGTCTTTGCATGCAGCGTTCTCAACATGGCTGAAAGGGTGGCTGGATCCAACGGTGACTGAGCGACGAAATGATAATGATTCGAAAATACCGCCCATGCTTCAAGGTGCCAACCGTAATCATGTGTCAGTTTTAACAAGCCTCGCTGAAGCACATCAAGTCTCTTTGAGTCTGCGAAAAAGTGCTGCTTGCGATAAGTTGCCGCTGTTACGAAATACGCACCTCGTTCTGTTAGCCTATGAACGGGAGCGTGGGGCCAGTTTATCTCCGGTTTGGAGGGCATGATTCTTGTTTTGCGGAAAATGCTAAAGCGCCAGAGGGCTGGCGCACTCCATATCGTAGCTTTGCTCTTTGCAACAATTTGAGTTAACGGAGGAAATAGTTGTTTAATTGCAGCCAGTCAGAGCTTCACACCTCTTCCAGACTCAGTGCGATTGCCATTTGCGAAGTGACGGGCTCGCCGCCTTTGACGAAGAATTTTCCCTGAATCGGGTTTACGCACTTGGGCTCGTGGGCGACGGCGGAAGGGATGAAATATTCGTTGGTCAAAATGCCGTTGGTTGGATCGAAGCCTTTCCAGCCGGCACCGGGCAGGAAGACTTCCGCCCAGGCGTGCATTGAGCCAACGGCGCGATTAAAAAGGTGTTCCTCGCCGTTGGCGGTGTTGGCCGGCGGGTCGAAAAGGTAGCCGCTCACGAAGCGCGAGGCCAAGCCAAGGTGGCGGCAGGCGGCGATGAAGAGCACGGCCATATCGCGGCAAGAGCCGAGGCGTAGCTCCAGGGTTTCGTTGGGGGATTGCACGCCTTCTTCGTCACGGCGCGAGTAGGCGATATCGCGGTGAATGGCTTGGTTGATCCCGGAGAGAAATTGCACGATGTCGTGGTGGTGGTTTACGTCGGGAATCGCCAGGTAAAGCCAGTCTAGCACCTTGTGGCTGTGCGGGATGATCGCCGGGTCGAGGTAAGGCGACAGCGCGTGCGCCTCGTGCGGAAGGTAACGAAACGGATAGGTCGTTGCATAGGGCTCAAGAATGAAGTCGAACGGGTTATCCTGTTCGACATCGATCAGCATTCTGCAGTGGAAATCGATCTGTGGCGTCTCCTGTAAGCCAAAGTTTGCGACGAGGACGATGTTGTTATTGCAGTCACGCACCCAGCGTTGTTTCGACTCAATTGACGTCGTCAAATCAAAGGATTCGACGCGGATTTTATGGCTGTCGCGGGGGCGAAGAAACAGGTGGTGCTCGCTGAAGCTGACAGGCTTCGAGTATTGGTAACTGGTTCGATGATCGATGGAAATTCTCACGCTTCGACTTGGGCGGTTCGAGTTAAGGATACCATGACCTGCAACTGCTGGTCGAGTGCTCCTTTATAAGTGCCACGCATAGGGGCGACATCGTTGTAGTCGCGGCCGACGGCGACTTTTACGTGCCGTTCGCCAGCGGCTTGGTTGTTCGTGGGATCGAGGCCCCACCAGAAACCGCCGGGCAAAAATACTTCGATCCAGGCGTGGCTGGCGGCGGCGCCGATCAGCTTTGGGTCGGTCTTTTCCGGATCGTAGGCCTCGATGTAGCCGCTCACGTAGCGCGCTGGCAAACCGTGGCTGCGCAGGATGGAGAGCATCAAGTGCGCGAAGTCCTGGCAGACGCCTTTGCGGTTTTTAATGACATCTTCCAGCGGCGTGGAAATGTCCGTCGCGCCGGGTTTGTATTCAAAGGTTTTGAAGATCCAGGTGTTGAGGTCGAGTAGCGCCTTGCCGATTTCCATTGAATCGCGGAAGAAGACTTTGCGTAGTTTTTTGCGGGCCGGAGCCAGTGGTACGAGTTCGGAAGGCTGAAGGTATTCGAAGAGGCGGAACAGCGTGCTGTTGTAGATTTGCCGTGCCTCGCCAATGGGTGTTTCCAGCACGGCGGGTCGTGGCTGGCAGGGAAATGTTTCCACCTCGGCAACCGACTTTACGCTGACCTCGCTATGGCGAAACGGAATCGAAAAGAACTCCACATGATTGCCAAAATAATCGAGGTAATGATCGGCGCGCACTTCCGGTTCGATAACGAGCTCGCGGCTGATGATCTTCTGCGCCTCGCTGTCGCGCGGCCACACCCGCAGCTCCGCAAACGACTCCGAGGCTGGTGCCGCATAGCGATACGTGGTGGTGTGACTGACTTTGAAGTGCATGGTGGAGAAAGTTCGAAAGGTTTGTAAGGTTCGTAGGTTCGTGAGGTTTGTAAAGAGGTGGTGATCGATCTATTTAGCCTTTCGAACCTACTAACTTTATGAATCTTCCGAACCTTTTTGAATCTACGATTCAAATAAAGTGGGCGAGCGGGCGTAGACGAATTGGTGGCTGAAAAAGACGTCTTCGAGGTTCTCGTGGATCTGCTCGACTTCCTTGGTTAGCGCGGTGAGTTGTTTCTTAATATATTCCGGATGAACGCGTGGGTGCTCTTCAGCTTCTTCCGTGCCACCAGCGTCGAGGCCGGGAACGGGGGAGGGGAACATCTGCGTGATCGGGAGCGCTTCCAGATAGTCGATAAGCGCATCGAAATTGGCGACAACGCCTTCGCCGACATCGCGCTCACCCGAAATGCTGAGCGTGCCGAGTGCATAACGGACATTGCGCAGGCAGAAGTTGACCGAGCTCGGGTTGTTCGGGCTGAGTAACAGCAGTCGCGCCACACGGTCCAAGTATGCACGCGAACGATATTCGCGGCGATAAGCATCAAGGGAGGCGTTCAGGCGCAGCAGGGCGGTTAGGTCGGTGCTTTCCTCATCATCGATGCGGTAGAGCTCGGCGGCGCGGGGCAGGGCGACTTCCAGCAAATACAGCACACCCAGTGCGCGCTCCAGGAAGCCGCCAATGCGGTAAAATTGCCAGGCGTCGTCGTGGAGCATCGTGCGTTCGGCCAGGCCCTGGAAACGGGCGGCCTCGCTGACGACGCGGTCGCTGACTTCGCGCAGTTGCGAACGCGAAATACGGGCGCGTGATTGATTGTTTAAATAGATGACCAGCTCGCGCAGTGTCTGCCAGCACTCCGGGCTGATCGCACCGCGGACTGCCCCGAGGTTGAACTGGGCCGAGAGCACGCATGCGCTGACTGATGCGCTTTCGTTCGGGTCGAGCACGAGCTGCGTGGAGAATTTTAAGGTGTCGCGCGGCGGGCGTTTGCGTTTGGCGTATTTCTGCTGACCGGTGGCGGCGGCGACCGCTTGCAGCAGCGGCCAGTAGGCCTGCTGGTCCATGAGCCCCAACTGGTCCCAACGCAGGTTTTCCAAGGTATTAAATTGGCGGGCGGTGTTTTCGGCGCGGCTCAGGTAGCGCCCCGCCCAGTAGAGGGACTCCGCCGTGCGGCTGCCGATGGAAATGCGTTCGCCGGTGATGGTGGGCGTGGTCGGCGCATCGCGGTCGATCACGGCCTCGGCGGGTGCCCAAGTGTCCTTCATGCCCTCGGCGTTGATTGATAACCGGCCCGAGCGGTGGTGCCGCGAAGTCTGCCGGGTCAGGCCGCCGGGCAGCACGACGGGTTCGTCGCCCAGGATGAAAAACGCGCGCATGAATACCGTGTGCGGGCTGAATTCACCCCCGCTGAATCGGGGCAGCTGCGATGGCGAAATGATTGGCTGGGCGATGCAATACTCTGGATGGTGCTTGGCCAGGCGGGCAATGTCCGCCGGGGTGTCGAGCTGGCCCTTCCAGCCAAGGCGTTTACGCAGTGAGGCATGGTCCTGCACCGGCTTAAGAAGCATGGAGTCCATGTTCTCGGCCACGAATGAACGTTGGTCGTGGTCGCTCAGGTGGTAGGTTGGCGCGGTGGGCAGGATGGCGCGACGGCCACTGTAGTAGCCGATAATGCGGTCACTGTAGCGTAGGATTGCGCGGTTGTCCGCGACGCCGGCACCGAGCGCATTGACAATGGACACGTTACCCTTGCGCAGGACATTGACCAAGCCCGGCACACCTTCGAAGGCACCGCTGGAGGGCGTCGCGACGGGGTCGACGGTGGCGCTCTCGATGCGGCGGTAAATGACGTCGATGCGCTCCAGGCCACGTATGGTTTTCAGGTAAACATAACTGTCGCGGACGAGCAAGTCGGCCGGGCGAACGACGGAGATGCCCATGTGCCGGGCCAGGAAGCCTTCCTCGAACAGCGTTTGGCTGGTTTCGCCGCGGGTCAGCAGCACGATGTTGGGGTTGGAAACGTCGGTCTGCGCGCGGAGGGCCTCAGCTAGATAGGTGGAAAAGGAGGCCACCGGAGCAACGTTCATCGTGGCGAACAGTTCGGGAAACGCCTGTGCCAGCAGGCGGCGGTTCTGCAAAATGTAGGAGACGCCAATCGGGGTCGCGAGTTGGTTTTCCAGCACCTGCCACTCGCCATCGGGCATGCGCACGAGATCGAAGGCCCCCGTGAGGCAGTAGCGGTTGTCGTGGGATTCGATTCCGGAAAACGAGCGATGAAAGGCTGGATCACGCAGGGGGAGCTCGAACGGGATGACGCGCTCACTCAGGATTTTCTGCTCGTGGTAAATGTCGCTGATGTAGGCGTTGAAGGCCTCGGCGCGCTGGATGACGCCGCGGGAGATCAAATCCCAATCCTCAGGGGAGATGACGCGCGGAAAAAGATCGAGCTTCCAATCGATACCATCGCGGATGCGCTCGCCGGGCAGCGCGAATTGGATGCCCAGCTCGGCGGCGGCGCGGTCGAGGCGCTGCTGGCGGGACTTCAGCTCATGGGCGCTGCAGTTGTTGAGGGCTTCAACGATGGCCTTGTATTGGTCGCTAACTCCGTCCGCGCCAAAGGCTTCGTCCCGTTCGGACGGGTCGTATTCGCGAAAGTGATTGGCCTGATCGACGCGTTGGAGCATGAGCACATGAAATAATCGACATTCTCACGGCTAAGCACAAGGCGGATTCCGGAGAAAAATTGAATCAGTTTTTAGCAGCTTTATCTTTTTTGATTTTTGGCAAAAGATCACGGTGCGAAATGCGGAAGGGTCCCTTCATGCCTACTGAGGCATGGCTGAATATCTTTAGAGCACTTTCACTTTAAGTAGTCCGCTCAGGTGGGAGCTCAAATGAATGCAGCGGAAGGCGGAGCCGATTGAGCCCGCTTTGCTCCTCGCGCCTTGATGAACACACAAAATCACAACGGCCTGAACAGACTATTTAAAGTGAAAGTGCTCTAGCTCCGGGTCAGGTATATATCTGACTGGGGCTCAGGTGTTTTCGCGCGCTGAAAAATTTGCTCTGGTGGGGATGGTAGTCTAGATTGTTGCTTTGTGGAAAATGAGATTTACGTCATTCTGCGCAAGAAGCAGCGCGATTATGATAACGAGGCCATTGCGGCGAGTCGCAACGTCAACTGGGTGACGCGCGTCATGAATAAGTTGCCCGGCGATATCCGGGAAAACTGCACGGTGCGGCCGGTGCAAGTGAATGACGTAGAGCAAGACCTGGTAGTGTTTTATGACCGCTGGGCACCGGGTGAGCCGCTGTCGTTGTCTGGTTTTGGGGTGGACTCAAAACAGCGGCCAGCATTACCGATTGAGCCCGAGGAGCGACATTTTGAAGAGCTGGTGCTCGATCAAGAGCCCGCGCACCTTTTGCCCAAGCGTAAGGAAGCCGCAGCCAAGCCCAAGCCGAAACCGGCCGAGCCGGTTAAGCAAACGGAGGAGCCAGCGCAAGAGCCGCCGCGTAAAAAACGCCGCATCATGGCCCTGGGGCTGGCTTTCGGTGCGTGGGTTTTTCTGCTGGCGGTAATCCTCGCAGCCGCGCAGATGAAACCCACGGTGCTGGAGATCGATGCGCGTTTACCGGATGGGCTACAGTTCCCGTTCTCTTATGAGGCACCCAAATTTATTGAGCATGCCGGTTGGTTGTACTTTGAAAGCGGGTTGACGCGATCTGCCTTTAAGCGCGCGCATGACACGATTCCCTGGATGGTCATTGCGCAGGATGAGACCATGAACGTGGTCAATCCGGCGGTCTTCGATTTAAAATCACACGAGCGCGGCGGATTTTCCTTTGCCTCTGGCTTGGGCGATGTGGACCGCTGGCGTCAGGAGCATTTTATCGTTATCAACGACGGCTACTTCGCCACATGGTCGGATGGTTCCAAGCTGGTGTATGATGTCAGCTCAGATCGGATTTACGGCAGAGTCCGAGTGGAAGTGGCCCGCGAGTTGTTCG
This is a stretch of genomic DNA from Cerasicoccus sp. TK19100. It encodes these proteins:
- a CDS encoding REP-associated tyrosine transposase, whose product is MPSKPEINWPHAPVHRLTERGAYFVTAATYRKQHFFADSKRLDVLQRGLLKLTHDYGWHLEAWAVFSNHYHFVAQSPLDPATLSAMLRTLHAKTASWVNQLDRESGRKVWHNFRETRLTYQKSYLARLNYVHQNAVKHGLVRVANQYAWCSAPWFESTADKEMIRTIYEIATDQVTVDDNFEVTR
- a CDS encoding transglutaminase family protein, producing MRISIDHRTSYQYSKPVSFSEHHLFLRPRDSHKIRVESFDLTTSIESKQRWVRDCNNNIVLVANFGLQETPQIDFHCRMLIDVEQDNPFDFILEPYATTYPFRYLPHEAHALSPYLDPAIIPHSHKVLDWLYLAIPDVNHHHDIVQFLSGINQAIHRDIAYSRRDEEGVQSPNETLELRLGSCRDMAVLFIAACRHLGLASRFVSGYLFDPPANTANGEEHLFNRAVGSMHAWAEVFLPGAGWKGFDPTNGILTNEYFIPSAVAHEPKCVNPIQGKFFVKGGEPVTSQMAIALSLEEV
- a CDS encoding transglutaminase family protein, giving the protein MHFKVSHTTTYRYAAPASESFAELRVWPRDSEAQKIISRELVIEPEVRADHYLDYFGNHVEFFSIPFRHSEVSVKSVAEVETFPCQPRPAVLETPIGEARQIYNSTLFRLFEYLQPSELVPLAPARKKLRKVFFRDSMEIGKALLDLNTWIFKTFEYKPGATDISTPLEDVIKNRKGVCQDFAHLMLSILRSHGLPARYVSGYIEAYDPEKTDPKLIGAAASHAWIEVFLPGGFWWGLDPTNNQAAGERHVKVAVGRDYNDVAPMRGTYKGALDQQLQVMVSLTRTAQVEA
- a CDS encoding circularly permuted type 2 ATP-grasp protein, which translates into the protein MLQRVDQANHFREYDPSERDEAFGADGVSDQYKAIVEALNNCSAHELKSRQQRLDRAAAELGIQFALPGERIRDGIDWKLDLFPRVISPEDWDLISRGVIQRAEAFNAYISDIYHEQKILSERVIPFELPLRDPAFHRSFSGIESHDNRYCLTGAFDLVRMPDGEWQVLENQLATPIGVSYILQNRRLLAQAFPELFATMNVAPVASFSTYLAEALRAQTDVSNPNIVLLTRGETSQTLFEEGFLARHMGISVVRPADLLVRDSYVYLKTIRGLERIDVIYRRIESATVDPVATPSSGAFEGVPGLVNVLRKGNVSIVNALGAGVADNRAILRYSDRIIGYYSGRRAILPTAPTYHLSDHDQRSFVAENMDSMLLKPVQDHASLRKRLGWKGQLDTPADIARLAKHHPEYCIAQPIISPSQLPRFSGGEFSPHTVFMRAFFILGDEPVVLPGGLTRQTSRHHRSGRLSINAEGMKDTWAPAEAVIDRDAPTTPTITGERISIGSRTAESLYWAGRYLSRAENTARQFNTLENLRWDQLGLMDQQAYWPLLQAVAAATGQQKYAKRKRPPRDTLKFSTQLVLDPNESASVSACVLSAQFNLGAVRGAISPECWQTLRELVIYLNNQSRARISRSQLREVSDRVVSEAARFQGLAERTMLHDDAWQFYRIGGFLERALGVLYLLEVALPRAAELYRIDDEESTDLTALLRLNASLDAYRREYRSRAYLDRVARLLLLSPNNPSSVNFCLRNVRYALGTLSISGERDVGEGVVANFDALIDYLEALPITQMFPSPVPGLDAGGTEEAEEHPRVHPEYIKKQLTALTKEVEQIHENLEDVFFSHQFVYARSPTLFES